Proteins encoded within one genomic window of Polaribacter sp. NJDZ03:
- a CDS encoding TonB-dependent receptor produces the protein MKIAIIALVMICTQSLFSQSKTVSGTVKDAMGELLPGVSVVVNGTQKGVQTDFDGLFKIDNISPTDELVFAYIGMTGQTILVGDKTNIDVVLIASLESLDEIVVVAYGKQSRKTVTGAIATVDAAEMASLPVANAEQALQGRAAGVTIVNSGAPGSSPQVLIRGLGTFGNNSPLFVIDGVIVGDLSGISPSDIENVSILKDASTTALYGARGSNGVVLVTTKSGKKGRGTLNFSSYTGAQTVTNRYNLMNTAQYLKFAANNNVFPDRPAAIFENDTDWQDALFQVGLIQDYKLDYSKGTENSTQYFSAEYLKQEGTIVNTGFDRYSFRANSSYTLGKLKFGQTMSISLSKSKGEQMGGGRTLITHAVNSVPFLPVYNPDNKGGFQGPDNVGDSQNAENPIRIQTLPTFSTHNIGVIGSLYGEYDILEGLKFRTQIGLDYFNSRNSTFVPIYSDDASNTHAQDFASFNAGVAYGQGLVFTNSLNYEKTFAEKHNVEFLALVEKTENTYLGFGGSARNLVTDEVQQFGPDSQTIGSNNNKTTRLGYLARLNYNYDTKYIFSASVRRDASSRFGENNRWGTFPAVSLGWVISEEEFFGDDSNINNLKLRSSYGISGNDAIGDYQYSATLVGGFEYPVGDSFAPGFTQDGGSNPDLKWEEKTNLNIGLDVGILNNKFTASLEYFNNRSDDLLVSLPTPLSSGSHAGNITSNIGSVETKGFEAILGYNDNEGDLTWSANFNIGSSTNKVLILGVNEIPRNFLQDAAVNVTNIQQGEAIDHFYGYISDGIYQNQGEVDAVFSANTGQTDIKPGDIRYKDINGDGQINADDRTVLGNGLADFTYGLNLSANYKNFDASLFITGVQGVDVYNTIRYDLEGGARRVFNGSPVLLDSWTPGNLTTTTPRFGGSTENFAVSDRFIEDGSYTRLKNINLGYTVPSELLKGYLSKLRLYVSGQNLITITDYSGLDPELTSGVDYGRYPQPKSFLFGVQVSF, from the coding sequence ATGAAAATCGCTATCATAGCATTAGTTATGATATGTACTCAGAGTCTGTTTTCACAATCTAAGACTGTTAGCGGAACAGTAAAAGATGCCATGGGAGAATTATTACCTGGTGTTAGTGTAGTAGTAAATGGAACACAAAAAGGAGTACAAACAGACTTTGATGGTCTTTTTAAGATTGACAATATTTCGCCTACAGATGAGTTAGTCTTTGCATACATTGGTATGACTGGTCAAACTATTTTAGTTGGAGATAAAACAAATATTGATGTTGTTTTAATAGCATCTTTAGAAAGTCTTGATGAAATAGTTGTAGTAGCTTATGGTAAACAAAGTAGAAAAACAGTTACAGGTGCCATTGCAACAGTAGATGCGGCAGAAATGGCCTCATTACCAGTAGCAAATGCAGAACAAGCTTTACAAGGTAGAGCTGCAGGTGTAACTATTGTTAATTCAGGAGCACCAGGATCTAGTCCTCAAGTTTTAATTAGAGGTTTAGGTACTTTTGGTAACAATAGTCCTTTATTTGTTATTGATGGTGTAATTGTAGGAGATCTTTCTGGAATTAGCCCTTCAGATATAGAAAACGTGTCTATATTAAAAGACGCTTCTACTACTGCATTATATGGAGCAAGAGGTTCTAATGGTGTAGTTTTAGTAACTACAAAAAGTGGAAAAAAAGGTAGAGGAACCTTAAATTTCTCTTCATATACAGGTGCTCAGACAGTTACTAACAGGTATAATCTTATGAATACTGCTCAGTATTTAAAATTTGCTGCTAATAACAATGTTTTTCCAGACAGACCTGCAGCAATATTTGAAAACGATACAGATTGGCAAGATGCACTATTTCAAGTTGGTTTAATACAAGATTATAAATTAGATTATTCTAAAGGAACAGAAAATAGTACACAATATTTTTCAGCAGAATATTTAAAACAAGAAGGTACAATTGTTAATACAGGTTTCGATCGTTATTCTTTTAGAGCAAACAGTTCTTATACTTTAGGAAAGTTAAAGTTTGGACAAACAATGTCTATATCATTAAGTAAGTCTAAAGGAGAACAAATGGGGGGTGGTAGAACGTTAATAACACATGCTGTAAATTCAGTTCCATTTTTACCGGTATATAATCCTGATAATAAAGGTGGTTTTCAAGGACCAGATAATGTTGGTGATAGCCAAAATGCAGAGAATCCTATTAGAATTCAAACACTTCCAACATTTAGTACCCATAATATAGGAGTTATTGGTAGTTTGTATGGTGAATATGACATTTTAGAAGGTCTTAAATTTAGAACTCAAATAGGTTTAGATTATTTTAATAGTAGAAATAGTACTTTTGTACCTATTTATTCTGATGATGCTAGTAATACGCATGCACAAGACTTTGCTTCTTTTAATGCAGGTGTAGCTTACGGTCAAGGATTGGTTTTTACAAACAGTTTAAACTACGAAAAAACATTTGCAGAAAAGCACAATGTTGAGTTTTTAGCTTTAGTAGAAAAAACAGAAAACACTTATTTAGGTTTTGGTGGTAGTGCAAGAAACCTTGTTACTGATGAGGTACAGCAGTTTGGACCAGATTCTCAAACTATTGGAAGTAATAATAACAAAACAACTAGGTTAGGTTATTTAGCACGATTAAACTATAATTATGATACTAAATATATTTTCTCTGCTTCTGTAAGAAGAGATGCTTCTTCTAGATTTGGAGAAAACAATCGTTGGGGTACTTTTCCAGCAGTATCTTTAGGGTGGGTAATTTCTGAAGAAGAATTTTTTGGAGATGATAGTAATATTAATAATTTAAAATTAAGATCTAGTTACGGTATTAGTGGTAACGATGCTATTGGAGATTACCAATACTCTGCTACACTTGTTGGTGGTTTTGAATATCCTGTAGGAGATTCTTTTGCACCAGGTTTTACCCAAGATGGTGGTTCTAACCCAGATTTAAAATGGGAGGAAAAAACGAATTTAAATATAGGTCTTGATGTAGGTATACTTAATAATAAATTTACAGCAAGTTTAGAATATTTTAACAACAGAAGTGATGATTTATTAGTGAGTTTACCAACGCCATTATCTTCTGGTTCTCATGCTGGTAACATTACATCAAATATTGGTTCTGTAGAAACTAAAGGTTTTGAAGCAATTTTAGGATATAATGATAATGAAGGTGATTTGACTTGGTCTGCTAATTTTAATATTGGTTCTAGTACTAATAAAGTGTTAATTTTAGGGGTAAATGAAATTCCTAGAAATTTTCTGCAAGATGCTGCAGTTAACGTTACAAACATTCAACAGGGAGAAGCGATAGACCATTTTTATGGTTATATTAGTGATGGTATTTATCAAAACCAAGGAGAAGTAGATGCTGTTTTTTCTGCAAATACGGGTCAAACAGATATTAAACCAGGAGATATAAGATATAAAGATATAAATGGTGATGGACAGATTAATGCTGATGATAGAACTGTGTTAGGAAATGGACTTGCAGATTTTACTTATGGTTTAAATTTAAGTGCTAATTATAAAAACTTTGATGCTAGTTTATTTATTACTGGTGTACAAGGAGTTGATGTTTATAATACCATTAGATATGATTTAGAAGGTGGTGCTCGTAGAGTATTTAATGGAAGCCCTGTTTTGTTAGATAGTTGGACTCCTGGTAATTTAACAACTACAACACCAAGATTTGGTGGATCTACAGAAAACTTTGCAGTATCAGATAGATTTATTGAGGATGGTTCTTACACCAGGTTAAAAAACATTAATTTGGGTTATACAGTTCCTAGCGAGTTGTTAAAAGGTTACCTTTCTAAACTTAGGTTGTATGTAAGTGGGCAAAACTTAATTACTATAACAGATTATAGTGGATTAGATCCAGAATTAACATCAGGTGTAGATTATGGAAGATATCCACAACCAAAATCATTCTTATTCGGAGTTCAAGTTTCATTTTAA
- a CDS encoding glycoside hydrolase family 3 protein: protein MNTNKLKSRSAFKICFLSLFLVFSCSKEKTGFKFQNESLSTEERATDLISLMTLTEKISQMRYDAPAIERLGVPEYNWWNECLHGVGRAGEATVFPQAIGMGATWNPDLIFNMGTVVSDEARAKHHKFISEGKRRMGQGLTFWTPNINIFRDPRWGRGQETYGEDPFLTSRIGVNYIKGLQGDDEKHLKVVATAKHFAVHSGPEKSRHQDNYVTTKKDLYETYLPAFEAAVKEAKVHSVMCAYNRYNDKPCCGSDLLLQKILREDWGFSGYVVSDCWAINDFWEEDKHAVVKTPEEAAAMAVTSGTDLNCGSAYDPNLNEAVLKQLINEEELDIALIRLFSARFKLGMFDDQNNVKWSKIPYSVVASDKHYKLSEQIAKESMVLLKNDNNILPLSKSIKSIAVIGPNADSKQALLGNYHGTPKNFITPLKGLQEKLPNTTINYALGSYIAKEWPSLKAIPNEVLKNENGLGLKAEYYSNSNLEGEPVLVRNDATVDFIWTPIRPIKDLKSDDFSVRWSGEIVPEESGDYRIGLKASSYAKLYINDSLKFEYSAEYEPKLEYFDAKLKAKEAYKIRIEYNNTLSDPQAHLVWAKLNEDLLSPALEAAKKSEVVILCLGLTPEIEGEEMSVVIEGFDKGDRSKITLPKTQLELVKSIQKLGKPTIVVLMNGSALAINWTAENVPAILESWYPGEFGGRAIADILFGDYNPSGKLPVTFYKSVKDLPDFKNYNMENRTYRYFKGEPLFSFGHGLSYANFEYSNLEISEKIAKNEDFIISVDVKNNSKYSGEEVVQCYVTHENDTIKNNPIRSLVDFKKVLIKANETKTITFKIPATKYARISEEGKKVIESGMMNISIGGKQPDVKLSSEKNVLITKVQVQ from the coding sequence ATGAATACCAATAAATTAAAATCTAGAAGCGCTTTTAAGATCTGCTTCCTTTCATTATTTCTTGTTTTTTCATGTAGTAAAGAAAAGACAGGATTTAAATTTCAAAATGAATCTCTATCAACAGAAGAAAGAGCAACAGATTTAATTAGTCTAATGACATTGACTGAAAAAATATCTCAAATGAGATATGATGCACCCGCAATAGAAAGATTAGGGGTGCCAGAATATAATTGGTGGAACGAATGTTTACATGGAGTTGGTAGAGCTGGTGAAGCAACTGTTTTTCCGCAAGCAATAGGTATGGGAGCAACCTGGAACCCAGATTTAATTTTTAATATGGGAACTGTTGTTTCTGATGAAGCAAGAGCAAAACATCATAAATTTATTAGTGAAGGAAAAAGAAGAATGGGACAAGGTCTTACTTTCTGGACTCCGAACATTAATATTTTTAGAGATCCACGTTGGGGAAGAGGACAAGAAACTTATGGAGAAGATCCTTTTTTAACAAGTAGAATAGGAGTAAACTATATAAAAGGTTTACAAGGTGATGATGAAAAGCATTTAAAAGTGGTTGCAACAGCAAAACATTTTGCAGTTCATAGTGGACCAGAAAAATCGAGACATCAAGATAATTATGTAACTACTAAAAAAGATTTGTACGAAACCTATTTACCAGCTTTTGAAGCTGCTGTAAAAGAAGCAAAAGTACATTCTGTAATGTGTGCTTATAATAGGTATAATGATAAACCTTGTTGTGGTAGTGATTTATTACTTCAAAAAATATTAAGAGAAGATTGGGGGTTTAGTGGATATGTAGTTTCAGACTGTTGGGCAATAAATGATTTTTGGGAAGAAGACAAACATGCTGTTGTAAAAACACCAGAAGAAGCAGCTGCAATGGCAGTAACAAGTGGTACCGATTTAAATTGTGGTAGTGCATATGACCCTAACTTAAATGAAGCAGTTTTAAAGCAGTTAATAAACGAAGAAGAATTAGATATTGCTTTGATAAGATTATTTTCTGCTCGTTTTAAATTAGGAATGTTTGATGACCAAAACAATGTTAAATGGTCTAAAATACCATACAGTGTTGTTGCAAGTGATAAGCATTATAAATTGTCAGAACAAATAGCCAAAGAATCTATGGTGTTGTTAAAAAATGACAATAATATATTGCCTTTAAGTAAAAGTATAAAATCGATTGCAGTAATTGGTCCAAATGCAGACTCTAAACAAGCATTGTTAGGTAATTATCACGGAACGCCAAAGAACTTTATTACACCGTTAAAAGGATTACAAGAGAAATTACCAAACACAACTATTAATTATGCCTTAGGTTCTTACATTGCAAAAGAATGGCCAAGCTTAAAAGCAATACCTAATGAGGTTTTAAAAAATGAAAATGGTTTAGGTCTTAAAGCAGAGTATTACAGCAATAGTAATTTAGAAGGAGAGCCGGTATTGGTTAGAAACGATGCTACTGTAGACTTTATTTGGACGCCTATTAGACCTATTAAAGATTTAAAATCGGATGATTTTTCAGTAAGATGGTCAGGAGAAATTGTGCCAGAAGAATCTGGAGATTATAGAATTGGTTTAAAAGCAAGTAGCTATGCAAAGCTGTATATCAATGATTCTTTAAAGTTTGAATACAGTGCAGAATATGAGCCAAAATTAGAATATTTTGATGCAAAATTAAAAGCAAAAGAAGCTTATAAAATAAGAATAGAATATAATAATACACTATCAGACCCTCAAGCACATTTAGTTTGGGCAAAATTAAATGAAGACTTATTATCGCCAGCATTAGAAGCTGCAAAAAAATCTGAAGTAGTAATTCTTTGTTTAGGATTAACACCAGAAATAGAGGGCGAAGAAATGTCTGTTGTTATAGAAGGTTTTGATAAAGGAGATAGATCTAAAATTACACTACCAAAAACACAGTTAGAATTAGTTAAAAGCATTCAGAAATTAGGCAAGCCAACAATTGTTGTTTTAATGAATGGAAGTGCTTTGGCTATTAATTGGACTGCAGAAAATGTTCCTGCTATTTTAGAATCATGGTATCCTGGTGAATTTGGTGGTAGAGCAATTGCAGATATTCTTTTTGGAGATTATAACCCATCTGGGAAACTACCAGTAACTTTTTATAAATCTGTAAAAGATTTACCAGATTTTAAAAATTACAACATGGAAAACAGAACGTATAGATACTTTAAAGGAGAGCCTTTATTTTCTTTTGGCCATGGTTTAAGTTATGCTAATTTTGAGTATTCAAATTTAGAAATATCAGAGAAGATTGCTAAAAATGAGGATTTTATTATTTCGGTTGATGTGAAAAATAACAGTAAATATTCTGGAGAAGAAGTTGTACAATGTTATGTTACACATGAGAACGATACAATTAAAAACAATCCAATAAGAAGTTTGGTAGACTTTAAGAAAGTGCTTATAAAAGCGAATGAAACTAAAACAATAACATTTAAAATTCCTGCTACAAAATATGCAAGAATATCTGAAGAAGGAAAAAAAGTAATAGAATCTGGAATGATGAATATTAGTATTGGTGGCAAACAACCAGATGTAAAGTTGTCATCAGAAAAGAATGTGTTAATCACTAAAGTTCAAGTTCAATAA
- a CDS encoding two-component regulator propeller domain-containing protein produces MQLKWCVTFILSLCTFFCAPIEAQNKTQIFNFETIKEGISKVGIYTISQDNYGFIWIGTNGSGLYKFDGLDYTSYKFKQEDATSISSNLVFSSYLDKNNNLWIGTEDGLNLYDRDLDQFKKISVGLLDTANISVLSILEHKDNLYIGTRFNGLFQLNLKTNKIQRIASKDASIPAINSIEKNKNGAIFLGTSLGLRKLDTLNAVISKPKKAEDTTILNFDVPIETLLVDDKNNLWAGSYTKGIFKYQLKENNIIGSSQFSITEKRILSLVQLADKTILFGSENDGLFHIDSNGVLIKNYFYNKKDKNSIRSNSIWSLFVDNNQRIWMGYYNNGVVVSDHLFDKFDNIESLENNPNSLQIGSVTGIVKDTNDKLWITMDGGGIDVFDINTSKVDHINKGNNKTYKGLTSNHIQTIFIDSKKNIWAGSWDNGIYILKDGSKNFTNINIQNSNGKLLSNAILSITEDKNGIIWIGTFYTGVYSFNPKTQVLTHYNLPEFAKHGINTSDVRKILVDSDGSIWLGTTIGLFKIQNNQGILSVKSFVKPMANSNNNQRSSTHILSLYESTDNYLWIGTRGAGLCRYDKKTDEFKWFNTFSGLKEENIASIIEDRKGDIWLSGNTGITKLDLKTNEVVNYTMNDGLLSDDFNFNAVYRDKEGKLYFGNYKGVDYFNPKDLSTNSSVPSLYLTGLKIFNEDVHPNEKNSPLTKIITETSSIEFNHEQSVFTIQYTGINYTRPEKNQYAYYLEGLEKSWNYVGNQRSATYTNLDYGDYVFKLKAANNDGLWNEKPLELKITILPPWWKSKLASVFYVLLFGLGVLLLNKITKNRLKEKELIKNERTQRIHQEILNKNKLQFFTNISHEFRTPLTLILNPLKDMMMDKTLNLPEIVKSKHNTIYRNSDRLFRLINELMDLRKLEFDKVRVRASELNLVDFTKNIVLFFKEEALTRNIFLTLDTEVSLIKTWADQNMLEKIIFNILSNAMKVTPDNGVINVNLIDNDEDYILPLISSTKAVKVVEIVISDTGKGLEEDQVDKIFERFYQVESLNKTYYGGTGIGLEVVSSFVNLHKGKIEVTSKIDEGTTFRIILPKGKEHFSKDEIKSFKAEIDLPKKELNFIPENKISETEEEEEAEKTTSKKYTILVVEDNTELRNYLKTELSKTYKVLVANNGLEGLKIAEVSFPDVILTDVIMPEMDGFEFCRRIKTDVKTSHIPLLMLTAKARIDDRIEGIEHGSDAYMTKPFDMRLLTLRLSQLITSRKLIFDKYFSEVSGAKENTNATSIDKKFINKVLAYIGENISNSSLSVEELANELNLSKSQSYRKIKSLTGQTPNELLRRIRLERAYQILETGSAFVSEVGFKVGFSSASYFTKCFKAHFGKLPTEVVIKEKE; encoded by the coding sequence ATGCAACTTAAGTGGTGTGTTACTTTTATTTTATCTCTATGCACATTTTTTTGTGCCCCTATTGAAGCACAAAATAAAACGCAAATTTTTAATTTTGAAACGATAAAAGAAGGGATCTCTAAAGTAGGTATTTATACAATTAGTCAAGATAATTACGGTTTTATTTGGATAGGAACTAATGGATCTGGTTTGTATAAATTTGATGGTCTTGATTATACTTCCTATAAGTTTAAGCAAGAAGATGCAACATCAATTAGTAGTAATTTGGTGTTTTCTTCTTACTTAGATAAAAACAATAATCTTTGGATTGGTACAGAAGATGGTTTAAATCTTTATGATAGAGATTTAGACCAATTTAAAAAAATATCTGTTGGTCTTTTAGATACTGCTAATATCTCTGTTTTAAGTATTCTAGAACATAAGGATAATCTATACATTGGTACACGATTTAATGGTTTATTTCAGCTGAATCTAAAAACAAATAAAATACAAAGAATAGCTAGTAAAGATGCTAGTATACCTGCTATAAATAGTATAGAAAAAAATAAAAATGGTGCTATATTTCTTGGTACAAGTTTAGGCTTAAGAAAATTAGATACGCTAAACGCTGTAATTTCAAAGCCCAAAAAAGCAGAGGATACTACTATTTTAAATTTTGATGTACCTATTGAAACTTTGTTGGTAGATGATAAAAATAATTTATGGGCAGGAAGCTATACTAAAGGGATTTTTAAATATCAACTTAAAGAAAATAATATTATTGGTTCCTCACAATTTTCTATAACTGAAAAGCGCATATTATCTTTAGTGCAATTAGCCGATAAAACCATTTTATTTGGTTCAGAAAATGATGGCCTTTTTCACATAGATTCTAATGGAGTTTTAATAAAAAATTACTTCTACAATAAAAAAGACAAAAATAGTATTCGTTCAAATTCAATTTGGTCATTATTTGTTGATAATAATCAGAGAATTTGGATGGGATATTACAATAATGGTGTTGTGGTAAGCGATCATTTATTTGATAAATTCGATAACATAGAAAGTTTAGAAAATAATCCAAATTCTTTACAGATAGGATCCGTTACTGGTATTGTAAAAGATACCAATGATAAATTATGGATTACTATGGATGGTGGAGGTATTGATGTTTTTGATATCAATACATCTAAAGTAGACCATATTAATAAAGGTAATAATAAAACATATAAAGGGCTTACAAGTAATCACATTCAAACTATTTTTATTGATAGTAAAAAGAATATTTGGGCAGGAAGTTGGGATAATGGAATTTACATCTTAAAAGATGGGTCTAAAAACTTTACTAATATTAACATCCAAAATTCTAACGGAAAATTATTGTCTAATGCCATTTTAAGTATTACTGAAGATAAAAATGGTATTATTTGGATCGGTACTTTTTATACAGGTGTTTATAGTTTTAACCCTAAAACACAGGTTTTAACACACTATAATTTACCAGAATTTGCAAAGCATGGTATAAATACAAGTGATGTTAGAAAAATATTGGTAGATAGTGATGGTTCTATTTGGTTAGGAACAACTATTGGCCTTTTTAAGATACAAAATAACCAAGGCATATTAAGTGTAAAGTCTTTTGTGAAGCCAATGGCTAACTCTAACAATAACCAAAGAAGTTCTACCCACATATTATCCTTATATGAAAGTACAGATAATTATCTTTGGATTGGTACAAGAGGAGCTGGATTGTGTAGGTATGATAAAAAAACAGACGAATTTAAATGGTTTAATACGTTTTCTGGACTAAAGGAAGAAAATATTGCAAGTATTATTGAAGATAGAAAAGGGGATATTTGGTTAAGTGGCAATACAGGAATTACAAAATTAGATTTAAAAACAAATGAAGTTGTTAATTATACCATGAATGATGGTTTATTATCTGATGATTTTAATTTTAATGCAGTATATAGAGATAAAGAAGGAAAACTTTATTTTGGAAATTATAAAGGAGTAGATTATTTTAACCCAAAAGACTTAAGTACAAATTCTAGCGTACCTTCTCTTTATTTAACGGGTTTAAAGATATTTAATGAAGACGTACATCCTAATGAAAAAAACTCACCACTTACAAAAATTATTACAGAAACATCAAGTATAGAGTTTAATCATGAGCAGTCTGTATTTACCATACAATATACAGGTATTAACTACACAAGACCAGAGAAAAACCAATATGCTTATTATTTAGAAGGGTTAGAAAAATCTTGGAATTATGTAGGCAATCAAAGAAGTGCTACTTATACCAATTTAGATTACGGAGATTATGTTTTTAAGTTAAAAGCGGCAAATAACGATGGCCTTTGGAACGAAAAACCATTAGAATTAAAAATTACAATATTACCACCTTGGTGGAAATCTAAGTTGGCTTCCGTATTTTATGTATTACTTTTTGGGTTAGGAGTTCTACTTTTAAATAAAATAACAAAAAATAGATTAAAAGAAAAAGAACTCATTAAAAATGAGAGAACTCAAAGAATTCATCAAGAGATTTTAAATAAAAATAAATTACAATTTTTTACAAATATTTCTCACGAATTTAGAACTCCCTTAACCTTGATATTAAATCCTTTAAAGGATATGATGATGGATAAGACTTTAAATTTACCAGAAATAGTTAAATCTAAACACAATACTATTTATAGAAATTCTGATAGATTGTTTAGGCTTATAAATGAGCTAATGGATTTAAGAAAGTTAGAATTTGATAAAGTAAGAGTAAGAGCATCAGAATTAAATTTGGTAGATTTTACCAAGAATATTGTGCTTTTCTTTAAAGAAGAAGCTTTAACTAGAAATATATTTTTGACTTTAGATACAGAGGTATCATTAATAAAAACATGGGCAGATCAGAACATGCTTGAGAAAATTATTTTCAATATTTTGTCCAATGCAATGAAAGTGACTCCAGATAATGGGGTAATCAATGTAAATTTAATAGACAATGATGAAGATTATATTTTACCACTTATTTCATCTACCAAAGCTGTAAAAGTAGTAGAAATTGTAATATCTGATACAGGAAAAGGGTTAGAAGAAGATCAGGTTGATAAAATATTTGAAAGATTTTATCAAGTAGAAAGTCTTAATAAAACATACTATGGCGGTACAGGTATAGGATTAGAAGTAGTTAGTAGTTTTGTTAATTTACATAAAGGTAAAATAGAGGTAACTAGTAAAATAGATGAAGGTACTACCTTTAGAATAATTTTACCAAAAGGAAAAGAGCATTTTTCTAAAGATGAAATTAAGAGTTTTAAAGCAGAAATAGATCTTCCTAAAAAAGAACTAAACTTTATTCCAGAAAATAAAATTTCTGAGACAGAAGAGGAAGAAGAAGCTGAAAAAACAACCTCTAAAAAGTATACGATTCTTGTTGTAGAAGATAATACAGAATTAAGAAACTACTTAAAAACAGAATTAAGTAAAACCTATAAAGTTTTAGTTGCAAATAATGGTTTAGAGGGATTAAAAATTGCAGAAGTATCTTTTCCAGATGTTATTTTAACAGATGTTATTATGCCAGAAATGGATGGTTTTGAGTTTTGTAGACGTATTAAAACAGATGTTAAAACAAGTCATATTCCTTTATTAATGCTTACTGCAAAAGCAAGAATTGATGATCGTATTGAAGGAATAGAACATGGCTCTGATGCTTATATGACCAAGCCATTTGATATGCGTTTGCTTACTTTAAGACTATCTCAGTTAATTACTAGTAGAAAATTAATTTTTGATAAATACTTTAGTGAAGTTAGTGGCGCCAAAGAGAACACGAATGCTACTTCTATAGATAAAAAATTTATTAATAAAGTTTTGGCTTACATCGGTGAAAATATTAGTAACTCTAGTTTAAGTGTAGAAGAATTAGCTAATGAATTAAACTTAAGTAAAAGTCAATCATACAGAAAAATAAAATCTCTAACAGGTCAAACTCCAAATGAACTGTTAAGAAGAATTAGATTAGAAAGAGCATATCAAATATTAGAAACAGGTTCTGCATTTGTAAGCGAGGTAGGTTTTAAAGTTGGTTTTTCTTCTGCATCTTATTTTACAAAATGTTTCAAAGCACATTTTGGAAAGCTTCCAACCGAGGTTGTTATCAAAGAAAAAGAATAA